One Gymnogyps californianus isolate 813 unplaced genomic scaffold, ASM1813914v2 HiC_scaffold_31, whole genome shotgun sequence genomic region harbors:
- the LOC127028337 gene encoding LOW QUALITY PROTEIN: SUN domain-containing protein 3-like (The sequence of the model RefSeq protein was modified relative to this genomic sequence to represent the inferred CDS: deleted 2 bases in 1 codon) — MAPGRDPERGAGSPRHNPALDQSKCKESFGVCLTGVYHVGQPGEESLWRIAALGEALSKTLTLSEQLRKLQEELYHLRWSVRDVTERALHEALKQAKLPGFTGWAVQEIINQVLEKLEENQVPMPDYALKSSGAAIIHPWTSPSFRNTKGVFLYSLPILDYVKSPEVILELENHPGNCWPFPGSQGHVFIKLSMPIIPRAVTMNHALGTGFHGDSTSRAPKDFAVYGLKHHEEQGTFLGQFTFLAALNPSQTFQLKNELSGFVKYLRLQVLSNWGHPDYTCLYRFRVHGDPPKDRGEVSASSGNKLH, encoded by the exons ATGGCACCTGGGAGAGACCCGGAAAGGGGAGCGGGCAGCCCGAGGCATAACCCAGCCTTAGACCAA TCGAAGTGTAAGGAGAGCTTTGGTGTATGTCTGACAGGTGTTTACCACGTGGGACAGCCTGGCGAAGAAAGCCTCTGGAGGATTGCAGCA TTAGGAGAAGCGCTGAGCAAAACCCTGACCCTGTCAGAACAGCTGCGTAAGCTCCAGGAAGAGCTTTATCACCTGCGATGGAGCGTCAGAGATGTCACCGAGCGTGCTCTCCACGAAGCCCTGAAGCAGGCTAAGCTCCCAGGCTTTACCGGATGG GCTGTTCAAGAGATAATCAATCAAGTCTtggagaagctggaagaaaaccaaGTCCCGATGCCTGATTATGCCCTCAAATCATCAG GGGCTGCTATCATTCATCCATGGACTTCTCCATCCTTCCGGAATACAAAAGGAGTCTTTCTGTATTCCCTGCCCATCCTGGATTACGTCAAGTCTCCTGAGGTTATTCTGGAG ctggaaaatcaTCCGGGAAACTGCTGGCCCTTCCCAGGAAGTCAGGGACACGTCTTCATCAAGCTGTCTATGCCAATCATTCCCAGAGCAGTCACCATGAACCATGCTTTAGGGACAGGCTTCCATGGAGACAGTACCTCCAGAGCTCCAAAGGACTTTGCTGTCTAC GGCCTGAAGCACCATGAGGAGCAGGGAACGTTCCTGGGACAGTTCACTTTCCTGGCGGCGCTCAATCCCAGTCAGACCTTCCAGCTGAAG aacGAGCTCTCTGGGTTTGTGAAGTACTTAAGGCTGCAAGTGCTGAGCAACTGGGGTCACCCGGACTACACCTGCCTGTATCGATTCAGAGTGCACGGTGATCCTCCCAAAGACAGGGGAGAGGTGTCAGCTTCATCTGGCAATAAATTGCATTAA
- the LOC127028317 gene encoding olfactory receptor 14C36-like, translating to MLNGSSTTEFLLLAFADTRELQLLHFWLLLGIYLAALLGNGLIITAIACDHHLHTPMYYFLLNLSLLDLGSISTTLPKAMANSLWDTRAISYAGCAAQVFFLLFLIVGEYFLLTIMAYDRYVAICKPLHYGTLLGSRACVHMAAAGWGSGFLYAVLHTANTFSLPLCKGNALDQFFCEIPQILKLACSDSYLREIGVLVVSACLGFGCFLFIVLSYVQIFRAVLRIPSKQGRHKAFSTCLPHLAVVSLFLSTAIFAHLKPPSISSPSLDLVVSVLYSVVPPAVNPIIYSMRNQELKDALSKLAEWTLFHRQ from the coding sequence ATGTTGAACGGCAGCTCCACAactgagttcctcctcctggcatttgcagacacgcgggagctgcagctcttgcacttctggctcttgctgggcatctacctggctgccctcctgggtaATGGCCTCATCATCACTGCCATAGCCTGcgaccaccacctccacacccccatgtactatttcctcctcaacctctccctccttgacctgggctccatctccaccaccctccccaaagccatggccaattccctctgggacaccagggccatctcctacgcaggatgtgctgcccaggtctttttccttctcttcttgatTGTAGgggagtattttcttctcaccatcatggcctatgaccgctatgttgccatctgcaaacccctgcactacgggaccctcctgggcagcagagcttgtgtccacatggcagcagctggctggggcagtgggtttctctatgctgtgctgcacactgccaatacattttcactacctCTCTGCAAGGGCAATGCTTTggaccagttcttctgtgaaatcccccagatcctcaagctcgcCTGCTCAGATTCCTACCTCAGGGAAATTGGGGTCCTTGTGGTTAGTGCCTGTTTAGGATttgggtgttttcttttcattgtgctgtcctatgtgcagatcttcagggccgtgctgaggatcccctcgaagcagggacggcacaaagccttttccacatgcctccctcacctggctgtggtctccctgtttctgagcactgccatctttgcccacctgaagcccccctccatctcctccccatccctggacctGGTGGTGTCAGTTCTGTACTcagtggtgcctccagcagtgaaccccatcatctacagcatgaggaaccaggagctcaaggatgcccTCTCGAAACTGGCTGAATGGACGCTGTTTCACCGACAATAA